The following is a genomic window from Spirosoma agri.
CACTACTTGTAACGAATTTATATTGCACATTATTATGCTGCTTTTAACTGCATAATTGTGAAGGAAGTTGTACAGTAAACACACTGAATTGCATGCTCATCTCCTTGAAAACATTCAGAGGTGTGCAACAACAGCGAATTGTAGGTATTCCATATCAGATATGCTATTAAGAAGAATTTTATTTAAGATTCTGAAATTTTTGTACCCCTTATAATTCAATTCCTTAATAGAGTTAATTCCTTCTATTACCTTTATCTTATAGTTAGCCTCTAAAAACATTCTTTCAGCGCTTTTCTTTGTAAAAAATCTTAAATGAGTTTTGTCAAAAATACCGGCGTTAACATAATGGAAATCTTTATGAACCAAGATATGGTAGATTGCATCAAAAAATCTTATATTAGGAACAGATGCAATTATAACTCCTCCTTCAGATAAATAGGATTTACATAATTCGAGAGCTTCAAATGGGTTGATTAAATGTTCTAAAACATCATTGAAGAATATACAATCGAATTTTTGATTGTTTAAATTAATATCGGCACTAAAAATAGTATTATAAACTTTATCTAAAACTAGCTCAGCTTTTTCGGATGCCCTTTTGTCCGGCTCAATACCCCAAACTTCACAATTAAATTCTTTTTTGACAGAACTACCAAACGATCCGCTGCTACAACCTACATCTAAAACATATTTTACGTGTTTCGGTATATATTTTAGCATCTCATTACGTTCATGCGCAAAATAGGCGGCATCTTTTTCATTGTATTCCTTCTCCAATATATTCATCACTAATATACATTTTTGCGTAAGACTTTATTGAACATTACAAATATAAGTTAATTTCTATAATAAGAATGTGTTTGGGAATTGAGAAAGGTTAAGAGTCTTGCCAACTTTGCAGCGACCGCCCGGCGGCCCGGCAAGCAACAAAGCCACTGACCGACCTTCAATGAGACGCAATTTCTCCCTTTTTTGATGCTACCGGCCACCCGGCTTAAACGCAAGCGCAAACACGATCTACGTCAAATAGTGAACATCATCTTATGGTTGATGCACAGGCGCTCAGTGGCGTAATCTACCCGAAGAATGGCCTAACTGGCAGGCCGTTTATTATTACCGCACCGGTGGCCCAGTTTGAGCGATGGAAACAGGATGGCACCTTCGAGCGAATCAATTCGACGCTGAATCAACTGGATCGTGAAGGGGGCGGCAAAGAAGCTCACCCATCGGTGTTATCAATTGATAAACAAAGCGTTAAGTTAAATCCTATGATCTGCGAGTATCGAGGTATAGATGCCAATAAACGCGTCAACGGCCGTAAACGACAGTTTGTGGTCGATACACAAGGTCGACTCTGGATAGCCGCTGTTCATGCTGCCAATCAGGGCGATGGGCCTGCTGCGGTTTCACTAGTTGGCGATATTCTTTGGCGAGTGGGCGAACGGTTAGAAAAAGTGTATGGAGACCAGCCGGACAACGGAGTTTTTGCCAAGGCCTTAGTTGATTGGGGTATTTATCGCACCAGCGACCCGGTTCGAGAAAGCTTCTCGGCCGGAATCGACTCAGGGTTTCGTACCTATCGCCAAGCGATGGGTTGTGGAACGGAGTATTGCCTGGACGAATCGCACGGGCGACCCCGTTCTTCCGCCGAATCGTCAAAGATTACGAGTATACGCTATTATCTACGGTGAGTTGGCTGTATTTTGCTACCATTCAACCAATGCTTCAGCGAAGCTAACCTTATTACCGGAGACAATTCCCCAACCCCTTCTAAAATAAATTTGCTAGTAGTAAGGTCTTTTTGGTATCACTTACCGGGTACCTTGTTTGATGATCGGACCGTTTGATCAATTGTTCACGTTGTCCTATCCAGGTTGATGTCAAGCTTTTATCTGCTCAACTGCTATTGTACAGCTACAAATCGCTATAAATGAGTAGACTGTTTAAGAAAGTGCTGAGAAATAATGGCATCGTGATAATACTAGGTTTTTTATAGTATGATTCACATACTAGTGTTGAAGGCTAAGCAGTCAGGTATAGCTTGTGCAATTTGCTGCGGGCGTCTTTAGTGGTGAACTACCAATCGGTTTTAGCTTGTTTAGCGTTCCGCTTGGTTTGCCAAGCACTGATTTAAGCCACCAACAACTCTTTGATGGCGATATGGCGACTTGGACAATCACGTTGTAAGATAGCTAGCTCAACCCCGGCTATCTCTAACCAACTGCCATGCTTATGAGTGTAGACAGATTCCAGCCGATCCAGATACTTTTTGGCTTTCTCCGGCCTTAAAACCGTGTAAAAGCGCTAGGCTTGTGCGTACTTAAATTGTCGCTAATTACTATCATTTTCAAATATCTGGCGTAAACTCGACCCATTAAATTAATGATTATGTCCACTCAAGTGGCGGCCTTATAATCGTCTTTGATAATCAAAATTGGTGACCTGCTAGTGGTTCAAAGACCATATAAATCTCGCTTACGTACGCTGTGACGGATGTATTCAGAATCTTCTATCGCATCCTATTGGATGATCGATGATGCATAATCTCTATAAGCTATTTGGGTGGCTTATCCAGACAAACAACTGGAAATCGCTTATTATAATGATGCTTACACATAGACAAGACTTGCCTCACATGATACACAAAATCAGCATTCTACTTAGGTGGAACGATCCATCCGTTGACCCGTCAAGACGTTAATTCTTTTTTTTAGTGCTGTTGCTACGCTGGTTTGCAAGACACTCTCCACCACCTGTAATTTAATCAGGCGGTCTACAATGGTCTGTAATTTTCAACGGCTTTCTCTTACGAGTGGCGGGTTACAAACGATTGCAATCAAATGAGATTCTAACTCAACAGTGTTTTTTTTGATCGTACTGTGAATACAGCCATGTCTTGTTCAAAAAAGGCCTTGCTGCGTGTGGAGAGATGGTTTATAGTGGCAACATCGGCTCACTTCGTCGTTCAATGGCCTCATCGCTCGCCAACAGGACGTTGGTATTCAAGGCAATTTTGACTGTTGCTTTACCTTTCTAAGCTTTGGCTACTAATTCAGCCCGTTTTTTAGGCAGGAGTTTGATTCGAAACTTTACCATGAACGGAGGGCATTTTCTCGGAAAAGCACCGCTACCTGCTATATTACCCTTTAAGCAACATTATCACCATTGAGCTAACATTTAAAATCATGTTGAAATGGATTTGTTGTTCAACCAAATCTAATCTCATAGCAGTATTTTTGTGATACTGATCTTTTTTATGATTGTTTATTAGATATTAGATGTCCTTTACTTAATTTTATGGTGGCCTTCAACATACCTTGAAGCAGGAGCTAGTTTGCTTGTTTCAAGGTATGTTGAAGGCAGATTCTCGCATTACTGACTTGAACACAAAATAAATAGATTTAAGAGAATGTTGTGAAGTAACAAAACTCCCGCTACTATGTTTCTTATTGCAAAAATATGATACCTTTAGGAGACTATTAGAGCACATTAGTAGCCTTTTCGAGTTTATATGTTGAAAATTGTAGCCATCACTGGCTTGGATTGTGTACATAGTTAAGTAAGGGAATTTGTGGAGATAGTAATGTTTTATTTAAACTAAACAGAATGTGAAAATTTTTTTATTTGCATTTAGCTTTTGTTCCTTAAGTTTGACTGTTTTCGCTCAAACAAATTTTGTAGCCACTACACCTTCTTCGACTACTCCAGGGTCTGACAACACTTTGGTAGGGGTAGGAGCGGGAAATTTGAATATGAGCGGAGCCAGTAATTTATTCATTGGCCGTGGAACCGGCATTCAGAACATGGCTGGCACTCAAAATGCATTTTTGGGGGCTTTGGCTGGCAACCAGAATACGTCTGGTCAGAACAATTCTTTCGTGGGATACAGGTCGGGCTTCAGCAACAGTACGGGTAATAATAATACCTTTTTAGGGTCTGGGGCTGGCTATACGAATGGAACAGGTTATAACAATGCGTTTGCCGGCTATAACGCCGGGTACTTTAATTCACAGGGCAATTACAACGCGTTTTTCGGCAGCGGTGCCGGTTATGCTAACTCGCAAGGTAGCAGTAACACATTCATAGGAGCTGATGCTGGAAGTGCAAATACCACAGGGTCAGGCAATACCTATATGGGGTCGCTGTCAGGTGCGTCAGGTAATAATACAGCTCAAAATACCTTCGTTGGCGCTAACACGGGATCAAGTAATACCGGAATCGCAAATACATTTCTTGGATTTCAAGCAGGTCAGAATAATCAGTCTGGCGCCTATAACGTGTTTATTGGCTCATCGGCTGGTGCAAACAATACTGCAGGACTCAGTAATATGTTTCTAGGTCAGCAGGCAGGATTCAATAATACAACAGGTAACTACAACTTGTTTATGGGTAACAGCTCCGGAAGCGCTACCACAACTGGGATTGGAAATACTGCTATTGGAGATGGATCTTTACTGCGAAACAGTACAGGTATTCATAATTCTGCAATTGGTCAGTACGCAGGTGTTGAAAGTAAGGGAGATGAAAACGTCTTTATTGGTTTTGCTGCTGATGTAACGCCAGCTACCCCAAATTTGACAAATGTAGTCGCCATTGGTGCGCGAGCCAGAGTCAGTCAAAGTAACAGTATAGTATTAGGTGCCGGAGCAAATGTAGGTATTGGTACATCCGCTCCGGCTAATAAGTTGGAAATCACCCAAGGAAATTCGGGCAATAGTGGTTTACGCTTTACTAATTTGACTGCCTCCTCTACCGCTAGTGCTGTTAACCAAACAAAATTCTTAACAGTTAACGCGCAGGGAGATGTTATTCTGGGGAGCTTAAATGGTTCAGCGCGGATAGGTGCCGATGACGTATCTGATAATTGGCAGGTAATTGGTGAGAACATTCAAAATAGCAATACTGGTGGAGTTGTTATTGGCCCGGGAATCAGTAAAACTCCCGCGGGTTACCGGTTATACGTGGCTGATGGTGTATTGACAGAAAAAGTAAAAGTGGCTGTTAGAAGCACAAACGATTGGTCTGACCGGGTTTTTGAGAAGGGTTATCGATTAAAAAGCTTATCAGATGTTGAAACGTTTATTCGCCAATCGAAGCATTTGCCTGGAGTTCCATCGGCAGAGGAAGTTGTTAAGGAAGGTGTCGATGTAGGACAAATGCAGGCTAAACTACTTGAGAAAGTGGAAGAATTAACCTTGTACGTTATCAATCTGAAAAAGCAAAACGATGCTTTAACTCGGAAAAGCGCTCAATTGGAACATCGTCTTAACAAATTGAATACTAAACGCAAATAATATGAAACTATTATTTTTACTATTAGGATGTGGATTCGCTGTAAATAGCATGGGGCAGGCACCTGCCAATAACCTGCGTGTTCAATTGAGTTATGAACGAGCTGGTCAGTATATTCAGCAAGCCGTTGAAACAATAGAAGCTGTAAATGTAATTGGCACGGCTAGCACTGTTGATTACAAGGCTGGTCGTTCCGTAACGCTATCAACTGGTTTTGAAGCTAAATTAGGGAGCACATTCACCGCAGCTATCCAGCCAATAATTGGAGCTAATGAACTCGCGTTGGAGCTGAAAGCTTACCCCAATCCGTTCGATCATTCCACAAAAATAGATTATCTTCTCCCTGCTGACGGTAAAGTGAACCTATGGATAATAGATACACAGGGGAAAGTTGTTGGTCAGTTGGTGAAAGAAGAAAACCAATCTGCCGGTAGACACCAAATCGAGTGGAAACCCCAAAACATAGATGCTGGCGTGTATATTCCTATTATAGAGGCCAATCAACAAAAAGTAACAAGTCGTCTTATCAAAAAATAATTTCTACAACTTAATAAAGAAAGCCTGCGTGATAAACGTAGGCTTTCTTTATTTCTATTCATCACTTGTTCGGCACAATGGATTGAAAGAAGCCAGAATCACAATAAACATCGATTTAAGGCATTAATATTGTAAGTCTATTTATTCACTCACTTCGACAATCAATGCACTTCCGCTTAAAGTCGGGTCTTTTACTCTGTTTTGTTAGTGCCTCCATTATTTTAAAAGCACAATCTCTACGTCGACCTAATCACTACTCGGCTGAAGTAGGAACATACACTTCTTCATCAACCGAAACCCCGTTTTGGCTGAGGGCCAATCAATACGGTATTGTGCCGAATCGATCGTCAGCGTTGACATTCCGGGCTGGAGTATATAGCGATTATGATAGTGCCCGTCATAGCACTGGACACTGGCATGATTCAAAGTTTGACTTTGGCTATGGATTAAATGTAGTGGTCAACAATTCCCCAAATCAATTAGCGTATGAAAATACGGTTTTATTGCCAGAAGCGTACGTGAAAGTACGTCGGGGTATTTTTGAGTTATACATTGGGCGACAACGGGAGAAGTTTGGTCTGGCAGATTCAACGTTATCAACAGGCTCATACGCGTGGTCTGGCAATGCGATGCCAGTTCCTAAGATTCAGATTTCCATACCTGTCTTTACGCCTATTGGTTTTACGAAAGGCTGGCTTGCGGTTCAGGGAACGTTTGCGCATGGTTATCTGGATGCTAAAGGGTATATCAAAAATACCATGTTACATCAGAAATCACTGTATCTACGATTAGGGCGGGAACGGGATCCCATACGTATCTACGGAGGTATTAATCATCAAGCCGTTTGGGGTGGGCAAGCTACAGATCCTACAGGCATCCCAGGTACAATACCAGTAGGAGGCAAGTTACCGAATGGATTGTTGAACTATTTTTACGTGGTTACGACACTTAACTCCGGCCGTACTGATCCACAGCAATATAGCTTTTTTGATATGACAAACCGAGTTGGTAACCATTTGGGTTCGGTAGATATGGCGGTCGAACTGGATCTTGTTCGTCATACACTGTATTTATACCGTCAGAATTTATATGAAGATGGGTCGTTATTTTATTTGATCAACATTGCTGATGGGTTAAATGGATTACGCATTCGTAGGAATGATCCCGATGCTCTGGTCCGTGATATTCTGTTCGAGTTTTTGAACACCACCAGTCAGGGCGGCCCTGAATTTATTATCGATGATCCTGACAAACGGGGCAAAGATGATTATTTTAATCACCAGCAGTATCGAGATGGTTGGGCTTATCGACAGCATACGATCGGCACACCGTTCATCGCACCCGCACTCGGACCGCAGGATCAGTATCCGTATGGCACCTTTACCGCCAATAACAGAATGTATGTTTTTCATACAGGGCTCGCTGGCAGCCTGCCATGGCGAGGAACTATGCTGGCAGGCTTGATTTCGTACCAAATCAAGCTATCGTATAGTCGAAATCTAGGTACATATGATAATCCCTATCAACCTATCCGAAATCAATTTTCGGGATATGCCAGTATAGTAACCCCCCTCGCTATTCTAGGGGGTATCAATTTGACCGGGAGTATTGCTATTGATGAGGGAAAGCTCTATCAAAATGGGGTAGGAGGATATATCAGTTTGAAAAAAAACTGGTTATCTAGATAAAACAATAACCGTCTGGAATGTAGTAATAATCAGATCTTGTCAACAAATAGGATAAAAATTATTACATTGCGGGGCAATTTCTACAACCGTAGGATAATTTTAAGAAATACGGCCAGTTTCACTGCCTATATTCGCTCATCCAAGCATGATAAAGTTGTGAATTGTACCCGCACAGCAAACCAGTAAAAGATGAGGCATCGCTATTCCATATTATTCTTTCCGCTTCACATTATTGTCGACTTCCTAAGCCTGAACGCGGCTTTTGTAGGGGCGTATGGAATAAAGTTTGGAACAATCAATCCTATTTTCGAGCCACCTTATGCCACCTTATGGTGGGTCTTTAACTTAATTTGGCTGGCTGAAATCTTACTGTTTAAGCCTTATATTTTCCCTCGGCAGCTATTCAAAGCCGACCATTTAATCAAAAAGTTATTTATATTGATGGCCGTACATGTAGCCGTGTTGGCTATTTACTGGGTGGCTGTAAAAGGTTATTATTACTCAAGAGAGCATATCGCTATTACGTATGGGATATTTGCTGTATTGGGTATGGCCTTTCGTATTGGGGGGCTGATATTCCTGAAAGAATACCGGGCTCGGGGCTATAATAATCGAAAATACATAGTAGTCGGATATGGTAAATTAGCCACGACGATCAGAGGGTTTTATGACGCTCATCCCGAGATGGGATTTCATTTTTACGGTTACTTTGACGAACCGACAGCTGAAACATCGGACTTGCTTAGAGGTAATTATAACGAATTGCTGGATTATGTTCGTCTTAATCAGATAGACTGCGTTTATTGTTGTATGCCTTACATTGATAATAGTCGTCTAAAAGATATTGTAGATGATGCAGAAGATGTCGATTATCAGGTAAAACTATTGGTTGATTTCAGGGGATTTCTAGCACGTGGAGCTTCTGTCGAATACCACGACTTTCTGCCAGTTCTGAATTTGTCTTCGCAGATGCTGGTTGATTTTCAGGTGAATACCCTCAAACGCGGATTTGATATTGTGTTCTCCTTGGGAATAATAAGCTTAGGATTACCCTTTTTTGTATTGGTTGCTATTGTTACGTGGCTGAGCTCCAAAGGCCCAGTTCTTTATGCACAAGAACGCATTGGTCGTGAAGGGCGACCATTTCTCATCTATAAGTTTCGTAGCATGTATGTAAATGCGGAACAAGGGGGCCCAGTATTGTCAGGAGGAGATCGAGATAACCGGATTACGCCTTGGGGGCGTTTTATGCGGCAAACACGTTTGGATGAGTTACCCCAGTTTTATAATGTACTCCGCGGTGATATGTCAGTGGTGGGGCCAAGACCTGAACGGCAGTTTTTTATCGACCAGATTGTAGAGGTTGCTCCTGAATACAGGACACTCCTGAAGGTAAAGCCGGGTATCACGTCTATCGGGCAGATCAAGTTTGGCTACGCAGCCAGTATTGAAGAAATGGTGCAACGGCTACGGTATGACCTTCTTTATCCAGAACGCCGATCCTTTCTATTTGACATTTGGATTATCGCCCAGACGGTCCGGGTGATGGTGCAGGGCAGGGGCAAATAGCCGTTGTAATGGATTGGCACTAGGCTATCTTTTTCCTCACTTTATGAGAATTGCCCTTTTTAGTTTCTTTCTGCTTAGTTCGTTGTTTACACCCGGCACTGCCTCCTACGGTCAACGGATTACTCAGTATTCGGTAGAAGCAGGAGGGATGGCCTCTTCGAGTCAAACGCCGTTCTGGTTGAGAGCAAATCAATACGGTACTGTTCCACTAACTAATCCTTTACTGCGCCTGAATGTGAACTTGCATTCAGAATACCAACTTAGTGATAGCACAGGCAACCGCCCTAAAGCAGATTGGGGATACGGCCTAAACGTTGTCGCCAATGCTGGGCAGAGTAATCAGATTTTATTGGCTGAGGCCTATATTAAAACACGGCTGGGGGCATTTGAACTTTACGCTGGTCGTCGTAAAGAAGTTGTAGGTTTAGTCGATACGTTGCTGACAACTGGTGCCTATGCCTGGTCGGGTAACGCGCTGCCCATTCCAAAAATACAAATTGGTTTAACCTCTTATACGCCACTTCCATTTACAAAAGGTGTTATTTCTGTATTGGGAGCCTGGTCACATGGGTGGTTTGAAAACTCAGACCGGTTGGTAAAAGGATCCTATTTGCATCAAAAGTACTTTTATGCAAGGTTAGGTAAACCATCGTGGCGGGTTCGTTTATACGCAGGTTTTAATCATCAGGTAATCTGGGGAGGGTACGCCGATCCCAATGTGTTAGGGCCTGTAGTAGCCGTAGACGGAAAACTTCCATCGAGTTTACAGTATTATCCCAATGTTGTATTTGGTACACGCGGGAATGATTATCAAAACGACAATAATCTCACTTCCTTTGAGGACAATCGCATTGGTAACCATCTAGGATCACTCGATCTAGCAGCCGACGTTGACCTGAATGATTGGAATATTTATGCCTATCGGCAATTCCTATATGATGATGGTTCCTTGTTTTACGGCACTAACATACAGGATGGCTTGAATGGCTTACGTGTCAAAAATCGGAATCAGCCGACGGGAGACGCGTTTTTTCTGAGACAAATTACCTTGGAATATCTCTTTACTGGCAGTCAGGGTGGGCCCGAATTTGTTATCGACGATCCGAAACGCCGTGGTCGCGATAATTATTTTAACCATAGCCAGTTTGTCGATGGGTGGACTTATTTTGGCCGTACCATCGGTAGTCCTTTCTTGATGCCAAGGGCAGATGTGAACCCTAGTTTATCCACGTATAGCCCCGCTATTGCCAACAATCGGGTTAGTGCGTTCCACCTTGGCTTAAGTGCTTTGCTGTTCGACAAGGTGGATTTGACCACACGATTGTCATACAGCATCAACGCCGGAACCTACGATATACCTTTTATAACATTACCCCGTCAATTTTCCGGCTTGTTAAACGTCGCCGTGCCTGTCAATATACTGGGTGGTGCCAGCATCAATGGCTCTATTGCTGCCGACGTTGGGCAACTACTACCCGACAGTTTTGGCGCTTATCTGGGTATACGTAAGTCAGGTTTCTTAGGGAATAAACCGGCTCGGATGAGACCATATAGTGCGACCAGCAAGCGTTCAGGGTATTGGCCAGTGAATAATCGGTAGCGCTTAGTTAGGTATTAATCGTTAGTTTTTTAGTTAATTTCGAAAAGACTAGCAGTTGCTGCACAAGAACCGAGTTTATTTCTAAGTTTAAGGTATAGTAAGCGTAAAACGGTGCGTGAGGATGGTGCTGATGAATAAAATGTGGAGTGCAATAAGTGTTTTAGTTTTTCTAAACCTTATTATTTCCTGTGGACAAAGTACACAGAAACAGTTAGACAAATCGGCGAGTGCCCTGCGTACGTGTGCCGATGAACAACGTCTGACTGCCGACCAGCAAACGACTATCCGGCGACAAATTAATTCAGACGAAAAGACGCAGAAAATTGAGCGCATTTTTCAGCAGAAGGTCCGCGAAGGGTTCAATGGTAATGTTCTGGTCGCCCAAAAAGGGATGGTTTTGTACAAACATTGCTTTGGTCTGGGCCATTTTGAACGGGGTGAACGCGATACGTTGGTTGAAGACTCTAAATTTCAGCTGGCGTCGCTCTCGAAAACCTTTAC
Proteins encoded in this region:
- a CDS encoding transposase; translation: MVDAQALSGVIYPKNGLTGRPFIITAPVAQFERWKQDGTFERINSTLNQLDREGGGKEAHPSVLSIDKQSVKLNPMICEYRGIDANKRVNGRKRQFVVDTQGRLWIAAVHAANQGDGPAAVSLVGDILWRVGERLEKVYGDQPDNGVFAKALVDWGIYRTSDPVRESFSAGIDSGFRTYRQAMGCGTEYCLDESHGRPRSSAESSKITSIRYYLR
- a CDS encoding beta strand repeat-containing protein encodes the protein MKIFLFAFSFCSLSLTVFAQTNFVATTPSSTTPGSDNTLVGVGAGNLNMSGASNLFIGRGTGIQNMAGTQNAFLGALAGNQNTSGQNNSFVGYRSGFSNSTGNNNTFLGSGAGYTNGTGYNNAFAGYNAGYFNSQGNYNAFFGSGAGYANSQGSSNTFIGADAGSANTTGSGNTYMGSLSGASGNNTAQNTFVGANTGSSNTGIANTFLGFQAGQNNQSGAYNVFIGSSAGANNTAGLSNMFLGQQAGFNNTTGNYNLFMGNSSGSATTTGIGNTAIGDGSLLRNSTGIHNSAIGQYAGVESKGDENVFIGFAADVTPATPNLTNVVAIGARARVSQSNSIVLGAGANVGIGTSAPANKLEITQGNSGNSGLRFTNLTASSTASAVNQTKFLTVNAQGDVILGSLNGSARIGADDVSDNWQVIGENIQNSNTGGVVIGPGISKTPAGYRLYVADGVLTEKVKVAVRSTNDWSDRVFEKGYRLKSLSDVETFIRQSKHLPGVPSAEEVVKEGVDVGQMQAKLLEKVEELTLYVINLKKQNDALTRKSAQLEHRLNKLNTKRK
- a CDS encoding class I SAM-dependent methyltransferase, whose amino-acid sequence is MNILEKEYNEKDAAYFAHERNEMLKYIPKHVKYVLDVGCSSGSFGSSVKKEFNCEVWGIEPDKRASEKAELVLDKVYNTIFSADINLNNQKFDCIFFNDVLEHLINPFEALELCKSYLSEGGVIIASVPNIRFFDAIYHILVHKDFHYVNAGIFDKTHLRFFTKKSAERMFLEANYKIKVIEGINSIKELNYKGYKNFRILNKILLNSISDMEYLQFAVVAHL
- a CDS encoding capsule assembly Wzi family protein translates to MRIALFSFFLLSSLFTPGTASYGQRITQYSVEAGGMASSSQTPFWLRANQYGTVPLTNPLLRLNVNLHSEYQLSDSTGNRPKADWGYGLNVVANAGQSNQILLAEAYIKTRLGAFELYAGRRKEVVGLVDTLLTTGAYAWSGNALPIPKIQIGLTSYTPLPFTKGVISVLGAWSHGWFENSDRLVKGSYLHQKYFYARLGKPSWRVRLYAGFNHQVIWGGYADPNVLGPVVAVDGKLPSSLQYYPNVVFGTRGNDYQNDNNLTSFEDNRIGNHLGSLDLAADVDLNDWNIYAYRQFLYDDGSLFYGTNIQDGLNGLRVKNRNQPTGDAFFLRQITLEYLFTGSQGGPEFVIDDPKRRGRDNYFNHSQFVDGWTYFGRTIGSPFLMPRADVNPSLSTYSPAIANNRVSAFHLGLSALLFDKVDLTTRLSYSINAGTYDIPFITLPRQFSGLLNVAVPVNILGGASINGSIAADVGQLLPDSFGAYLGIRKSGFLGNKPARMRPYSATSKRSGYWPVNNR
- a CDS encoding T9SS type A sorting domain-containing protein, giving the protein MKLLFLLLGCGFAVNSMGQAPANNLRVQLSYERAGQYIQQAVETIEAVNVIGTASTVDYKAGRSVTLSTGFEAKLGSTFTAAIQPIIGANELALELKAYPNPFDHSTKIDYLLPADGKVNLWIIDTQGKVVGQLVKEENQSAGRHQIEWKPQNIDAGVYIPIIEANQQKVTSRLIKK
- a CDS encoding sugar transferase, which codes for MRHRYSILFFPLHIIVDFLSLNAAFVGAYGIKFGTINPIFEPPYATLWWVFNLIWLAEILLFKPYIFPRQLFKADHLIKKLFILMAVHVAVLAIYWVAVKGYYYSREHIAITYGIFAVLGMAFRIGGLIFLKEYRARGYNNRKYIVVGYGKLATTIRGFYDAHPEMGFHFYGYFDEPTAETSDLLRGNYNELLDYVRLNQIDCVYCCMPYIDNSRLKDIVDDAEDVDYQVKLLVDFRGFLARGASVEYHDFLPVLNLSSQMLVDFQVNTLKRGFDIVFSLGIISLGLPFFVLVAIVTWLSSKGPVLYAQERIGREGRPFLIYKFRSMYVNAEQGGPVLSGGDRDNRITPWGRFMRQTRLDELPQFYNVLRGDMSVVGPRPERQFFIDQIVEVAPEYRTLLKVKPGITSIGQIKFGYAASIEEMVQRLRYDLLYPERRSFLFDIWIIAQTVRVMVQGRGK
- a CDS encoding capsule assembly Wzi family protein, with translation MHFRLKSGLLLCFVSASIILKAQSLRRPNHYSAEVGTYTSSSTETPFWLRANQYGIVPNRSSALTFRAGVYSDYDSARHSTGHWHDSKFDFGYGLNVVVNNSPNQLAYENTVLLPEAYVKVRRGIFELYIGRQREKFGLADSTLSTGSYAWSGNAMPVPKIQISIPVFTPIGFTKGWLAVQGTFAHGYLDAKGYIKNTMLHQKSLYLRLGRERDPIRIYGGINHQAVWGGQATDPTGIPGTIPVGGKLPNGLLNYFYVVTTLNSGRTDPQQYSFFDMTNRVGNHLGSVDMAVELDLVRHTLYLYRQNLYEDGSLFYLINIADGLNGLRIRRNDPDALVRDILFEFLNTTSQGGPEFIIDDPDKRGKDDYFNHQQYRDGWAYRQHTIGTPFIAPALGPQDQYPYGTFTANNRMYVFHTGLAGSLPWRGTMLAGLISYQIKLSYSRNLGTYDNPYQPIRNQFSGYASIVTPLAILGGINLTGSIAIDEGKLYQNGVGGYISLKKNWLSR